A stretch of Acropora muricata isolate sample 2 chromosome 7, ASM3666990v1, whole genome shotgun sequence DNA encodes these proteins:
- the LOC136921540 gene encoding uncharacterized protein — protein MAADLTFVKAVEVIQAHVRGYFARKKLLEVRKEFEGIFEDLQSDAEIMRWERNWFVIGRPLISTNRSISKVANDRRKLNSFAGNDNDGILKEEDKTGNKGSDAKRISSDVFEGEFINPQETRPSDDENVELPGFGVEDNIEIGKDEDVLLPERTQVSEKCDHGLSQSEKNLQSPGHTKDQVISLRERDPERIRHLTEMVHLETSDDKQPHKCSDVSSQHFPFSSTPRLVSSDGHEMKNSGSRETSGIAVPMTRSQTQARHYLHDQAFLSDSWMTDKSFDPVMGNDSTTLDPELPSDAEKLRELRDHVAMELLWTEQAIQSRKKYLRLKKGLTEEDPRESHTVH, from the exons atggcggcagatttGACTTTCGTTAAAGCTGTCGAAGTTATCCAG GCACATGTTCGTGGTTATTTTGCTCGGAAAAAGCTGCTCGAAGTACGCAAAGAGTTTGAAGGAATTTTCGAGGATCTGCAAAGTGACGCAGAAATTATGCGATGGGAAAGAAATTGGTTTGTAATTGGACGACCGTTGATATCTACGAATCGTAGTATTTCAAAAGTTGCAAATGATAGGAGGAAGTTAAATAGTTTTGCAGGAAATGATAACGATGGAATTTTAAAAGAAGAAGATAAAACGGGTAATAAAGGAAGCGATGCTAAACGTATTTCAAGTGACGTCTTCGAAGGTGAATTCATAAACCCCCAAGAAACGCGACCAAGTGATGATGAAAACGTTGAATTGCCTGGATTTGGCGTGGAAGATAACATTGAAATAGGGAAAGATGAAGATGTACTGTTACCCGAAAGAACTCAGGTCTCCGAAAAATGTGACCACGGCTTAAGTCAGAGCGAGAAGAATCTTCAATCGCCAGGACATACAAAGGATCAAGTTATTTCCTTGAGGGAGAGGGACCCCGAAAGGATCAGACATTTGACAGAGATGGTGCATTTGGAGACTTCAGATGACAAACAACCTCATAAATGTTCTGACGTTTCCTCTCAGCACTTTCCATTCAGCAGCACTCCTAGACTTGTATCAAGTGATGGCCACGAGATGAAAAATTCTGGTTCGCGGGAAACATCCGGTATTGCTGTGCCGATGACAAGAAGCCAAACACAGGCGAGACATTATCTACACGATCAGGCATTCCTCAGTGACAGCTGGATGACAGACAAGTCATTTG ATCCAGTCATGGGTAATGACTCTACGACTTTAGATCCTGAGCTTCCCAGTGATGCTGAAAAACTGCGTGAACTTAGAGACCACGTTGCAATGGAATTGCTGTGGACTGAACAAGCCATTCAGAGTCGAAAAAAA TACCTTCGTCTCAAGAAGGGATTAACTGAAGAAGATCCAAGAGAAAGTCACACAGTCCACTAG